A window of Mercenaria mercenaria strain notata chromosome 16, MADL_Memer_1, whole genome shotgun sequence contains these coding sequences:
- the LOC128549838 gene encoding vitelline membrane outer layer protein 1-like, with translation MFRQNFCFLFTFLSYLSIGYSFVLLSTAPRRVVKVLKVSNGAWWGNWGPPQFCAEGTYAVGYAMKIEGGQGGGDDTSLNAVSLFCMGLDDVRFGGKITSIQGIWGHWHSNVSCHKVEGTPTFLTAFDLQVERDLGGGDDTGANYVKFKCRDFAAASTPYELAAPPGHGLYGRTGSWSDTCPQNSAICGLRTRVERPLDHGDDTALDNVEFYCCEENMEAGK, from the exons ATGTTcaggcagaacttttgttttttgttcacaTTTCTGTCCTATTTGAGCATAGGATATTCCTTTGTTTTGTTGTCCACTGCACCACGACGTGTTGTAAAAGTTTTGAAAGTGTCGAATGGAGCATGGTGGGGAAATTGGGGGCCACCTCAATTTTGTGCCGAGGGAACGTACGCAGTCGGATATGCCATGAAG ATCGAAGGAGGTCAAGGAGGTGGAGATGATACGTCATTAAATGCAGTCTCGCTGTTCTGTATGGGACTTGATGACGTGCGTTTCGGTGGAAAGATCACCTCAATTCAAGGGATCTGGGGACATTGGCACAGCAATGTATCATGTCATAAGGTTGAGGGAACACCTACCTTTCTTACAGCATTTGATCTGCAAGTTGAACGGGATTTAGGT GGTGGTGATGACACAGGGGCAAATTACGTAAAGTTTAAATGCAGGGATTTTGCAGCAGCATCAACACCCTATGAACTCGCAGCGCCACCTGGGCATGGATTATATGGTCGTACAGGAAGCTGGAGCGATACTTGTCCACAAAATTCTGCAATCTGTGGCTTGAGGACCAGGGTAGAGAGGCCGTTAGACCACGGTGACGATACTGCCCTCGACAATGTGGAGTTCTATTGTTGTGAAGAGAATATGGAAGCTGGAAAATAA